From Burkholderia pseudomultivorans, the proteins below share one genomic window:
- the hydA gene encoding dihydropyrimidinase, with the protein MSNDLDFVIRHADVVTAADRFSCDIGIRAGRVAMLGHGLPRAPRELDATGMLVMPGGVDAHCHLDQPMPDGLRMADDFLSGTRSALCGGTTTVIPFAAQAKGQSLQAAVDDYHRRAQGRALIDYGFHLIVADPTPHVLAEELPRLIANGYTSFKVYMTYDDLKLNDRQMLDVLSVARAHGALVMVHAENSDCIGWLTERLLGDGHVAPQFHAHARPAVVEREATHRAIAFAELVDVPILIVHVSGAEAIEQIRWGQSRGLPILAETCPQYLYLTAADLGHHGHDGYEGAKCVCSPPPRDPANQQAVWKALQQGVFSVFSSDHAPFNYDDPCGKHPGGQRVSFDHIPNGIPGLETRLPLLFDGVRKGRLSLHQFVELTSLRPAKLYGLYPRKGTIAVGADADIVVWDPDRRVRIANASLHHAVDYTPYEGVEVTGWPRHCLSRGELLVEDGRLLAAEPGRGQFLPAGKPCLD; encoded by the coding sequence ATGTCGAACGATCTCGATTTCGTGATCCGTCACGCGGACGTCGTGACCGCGGCGGACCGCTTCTCGTGCGACATCGGCATCCGCGCCGGGCGCGTGGCGATGCTCGGCCACGGCCTGCCGCGCGCGCCGCGCGAGCTCGATGCGACCGGGATGCTGGTGATGCCGGGCGGCGTCGATGCGCACTGCCACCTCGACCAGCCGATGCCGGACGGGCTGCGGATGGCCGACGACTTCCTGTCCGGGACGCGCTCCGCGCTGTGCGGCGGCACCACGACCGTGATCCCGTTCGCCGCGCAGGCGAAGGGCCAGTCGCTGCAGGCGGCCGTCGACGACTATCACCGGCGTGCGCAAGGGCGCGCATTGATCGACTACGGCTTTCACCTGATCGTCGCCGATCCGACGCCGCACGTGCTGGCCGAGGAGTTGCCGCGGCTGATCGCGAACGGCTACACGTCGTTCAAGGTGTACATGACCTACGACGACCTGAAGCTGAACGACCGGCAGATGCTCGACGTGCTGTCGGTGGCGCGTGCGCACGGCGCGCTCGTGATGGTGCATGCGGAGAACTCGGACTGCATCGGCTGGCTGACCGAGCGGCTGCTCGGCGACGGACACGTCGCGCCGCAGTTCCACGCGCACGCGCGGCCGGCGGTGGTCGAACGCGAGGCGACGCATCGCGCGATCGCATTCGCGGAACTCGTCGACGTGCCGATCCTGATCGTGCACGTGTCGGGCGCCGAGGCGATCGAGCAGATCCGCTGGGGGCAGTCGCGCGGGCTGCCGATCCTCGCGGAAACGTGTCCGCAATACCTGTATCTGACGGCCGCCGATCTCGGCCATCACGGCCATGACGGCTACGAAGGCGCGAAGTGCGTCTGCAGCCCGCCGCCGCGCGATCCGGCGAACCAGCAGGCGGTGTGGAAGGCGTTGCAGCAGGGCGTGTTCTCGGTGTTCTCGTCCGATCACGCGCCGTTCAACTACGACGATCCGTGCGGCAAGCATCCGGGCGGGCAGCGCGTGTCGTTCGACCATATCCCGAACGGCATTCCGGGGCTCGAAACGCGGCTGCCGCTGCTGTTCGACGGCGTGCGCAAAGGGCGCCTGTCGCTGCACCAGTTCGTCGAGCTGACCTCGCTGCGGCCCGCGAAGCTGTACGGGCTCTATCCGCGCAAGGGGACGATCGCGGTCGGCGCCGATGCGGACATCGTCGTGTGGGATCCGGACCGGCGCGTGCGGATCGCGAATGCGTCGCTGCATCACGCGGTCGACTACACGCCGTACGAAGGCGTCGAGGTGACGGGCTGGCCGCGCCATTGCCTGTCGCGCGGCGAACTGCTCGTCGAGGACGGCCGGCTGCTCGCGGCCGAGCCGGGGCGCGGGCAGTTCCTGCCGGCCGGCAAGCCGTGTCTCGACTGA
- a CDS encoding aspartate/glutamate racemase family protein, whose amino-acid sequence MKKRTLLGMLTPSSNTSLEPLTSAMVAGLPGVSAHFARFPVTEISLTGAALGQFDDDKIIQAAMLLADAKVDVIAWNGTSSGWLGFEADERLCRRITEATGIPATTSVLALNEILKKSNAHEFGLVTPYLDDVQTKIVDNYRRSGFDCIAERHLNLKVNFSFSEVAGDVIGNMVREVAAAGPRAISIFCTNLNAAHLVPALEEETGIPIYDTISTVVWKSLQLADYDTRQVKGWGRLFSEVI is encoded by the coding sequence ATGAAGAAACGTACCCTGCTCGGCATGCTCACGCCGTCCTCGAATACTTCGCTCGAACCGCTGACGAGCGCGATGGTCGCCGGCCTGCCGGGCGTGTCCGCGCATTTCGCGCGCTTTCCGGTCACCGAGATCTCGCTGACGGGCGCGGCGCTCGGCCAGTTCGACGACGACAAGATCATCCAGGCCGCGATGCTGCTCGCCGATGCAAAGGTCGACGTGATCGCGTGGAACGGCACGTCGTCGGGCTGGCTCGGCTTCGAGGCCGACGAGCGGCTGTGCCGGCGCATCACCGAGGCGACCGGCATTCCGGCCACGACCTCCGTGCTCGCGCTCAACGAGATCCTGAAGAAGTCGAACGCGCACGAGTTCGGCCTCGTCACGCCGTATCTCGACGACGTGCAGACGAAGATCGTCGACAACTACCGTCGTTCGGGCTTCGACTGCATCGCCGAGCGCCACCTGAACCTGAAGGTCAATTTCTCGTTCTCCGAAGTCGCCGGCGACGTGATCGGCAACATGGTGCGCGAAGTCGCGGCGGCCGGCCCGCGCGCGATCTCGATCTTCTGCACGAACCTGAACGCCGCGCACCTCGTGCCCGCGCTCGAGGAGGAGACCGGCATTCCGATCTACGACACGATCTCGACCGTCGTGTGGAAGTCGCTGCAGCTTGCCGACTACGACACGCGGCAGGTGAAGGGCTGGGGACGTCTGTTCAGCGAAGTGATCTAG
- a CDS encoding M20 aminoacylase family protein: protein MTTDEVRTMDATEETTLQGRLTTWRRHLHQHPETGFEEVNTSDYVARILTTLGLDVHRGIGGTGLVANLTAGTGTRAIGIRADMDALNIAEHAPGRAYASCTPGKMHACGHDGHMSMVLGAAQLLAERRDFDGTVRFIFQPAEEHGRGAKAMMADGLFERFPVDAIFGAHNMPGMRAGTFSTRAGGIMASEDNFTIRIDGRGTHAARPHMGVDPIVIGAQVVLALQTIVSRNLDPGAQAVISCTEFITDGLRNVIPSTVTIKGDTRSYSRDVQALLETRMREIADGICRTHGATCTFEYTHEFAPTVNSPEWVGTAVQAATQVAGADAVNADVQPMMISEDFGAFLQAVPGNFVFIGNGEAAGRGGVPLHNATYDFNDDILSIGARYFAEVARLALRAA, encoded by the coding sequence ATGACGACCGACGAGGTACGCACGATGGACGCAACGGAAGAAACCACGCTGCAAGGGCGGCTGACAACCTGGCGACGGCATCTGCACCAGCATCCGGAGACGGGTTTCGAGGAAGTGAACACGTCCGACTACGTCGCGCGCATCCTGACGACGCTCGGGCTCGACGTGCATCGCGGCATCGGCGGCACGGGCCTCGTCGCGAACCTGACGGCCGGCACCGGCACGCGCGCGATCGGCATCCGCGCGGACATGGACGCGCTGAACATCGCCGAGCATGCGCCGGGCCGCGCCTACGCGTCGTGCACGCCGGGCAAGATGCACGCGTGCGGGCACGACGGCCACATGTCGATGGTGCTGGGCGCCGCGCAGCTGCTGGCCGAGCGCAGGGATTTCGACGGTACGGTGCGCTTCATCTTCCAGCCGGCCGAGGAGCACGGCCGCGGCGCGAAGGCGATGATGGCCGACGGGCTGTTCGAGCGTTTCCCGGTGGACGCGATCTTCGGCGCGCACAACATGCCGGGCATGCGCGCCGGCACGTTCTCGACGCGCGCGGGCGGCATCATGGCGAGCGAGGACAACTTCACGATCCGGATCGACGGGCGCGGCACGCATGCGGCGCGGCCGCACATGGGCGTCGATCCGATCGTGATCGGCGCGCAGGTCGTGCTGGCGCTGCAGACGATCGTGTCGCGCAATCTCGATCCGGGCGCGCAGGCGGTGATCTCGTGCACCGAATTCATCACGGACGGGCTGCGCAACGTGATTCCGTCGACGGTGACGATCAAGGGCGACACGCGCAGCTATTCGCGCGACGTGCAGGCGCTGCTCGAAACGCGCATGCGCGAGATCGCCGACGGGATCTGCCGCACGCACGGCGCGACGTGCACGTTCGAGTACACGCATGAATTCGCGCCGACGGTGAACTCGCCGGAATGGGTCGGCACGGCCGTGCAGGCCGCGACGCAGGTCGCCGGTGCCGACGCGGTGAACGCCGACGTGCAGCCGATGATGATTTCGGAAGACTTCGGCGCGTTCCTGCAGGCGGTGCCCGGCAATTTCGTGTTCATCGGCAACGGCGAAGCGGCCGGGCGCGGCGGCGTGCCGCTGCATAACGCGACCTACGACTTCAACGACGACATCCTGTCGATCGGCGCGCGGTATTTCGCGGAAGTCGCGCGGCTCGCGCTGCGCGCGGCGTAA
- a CDS encoding GntR family transcriptional regulator encodes MSQTPRNPLLLRTRGMAAEIAARLRVMIDEGELPPGARIDEKELSLAFDVSKTPLREALKVLVAEGAVTHRQYIGYRVASIDLDDLAATFELLHGLEAMAGELLRQRLGAATLAALQAKHRRMVECHEAGKRVEYFRLNQQIHQMIVDAAGNPVLSGVYASLMSKVHRARGAANADTLRWAESLHEHEAIMAALADPDRAALPQILRGHSENTAREVLAILHKTTGAIDAPGKRTAEA; translated from the coding sequence ATGAGCCAGACACCCCGCAATCCCCTGCTTCTGCGCACGCGCGGCATGGCCGCCGAGATCGCCGCGCGCCTGCGCGTGATGATCGACGAGGGCGAACTGCCGCCCGGCGCGCGGATCGACGAAAAGGAACTCAGCCTCGCGTTCGACGTGTCGAAGACGCCGCTGCGCGAAGCGCTCAAGGTGCTCGTCGCGGAAGGGGCGGTCACGCACCGCCAGTACATCGGTTATCGCGTCGCGTCGATCGATCTCGACGATCTGGCCGCGACGTTCGAGCTGCTGCACGGCCTCGAGGCGATGGCCGGCGAGCTGCTGCGGCAGCGGCTCGGCGCGGCGACGCTCGCCGCGCTGCAGGCGAAGCACCGGCGGATGGTCGAGTGCCACGAGGCCGGCAAGCGCGTCGAGTATTTCCGCCTGAACCAGCAGATTCACCAGATGATCGTCGACGCGGCCGGCAACCCGGTGCTGTCGGGCGTCTATGCGTCGCTGATGTCGAAGGTGCACCGTGCGCGCGGCGCGGCGAACGCGGACACGCTGCGCTGGGCCGAATCGCTGCACGAGCATGAGGCGATCATGGCCGCGCTCGCCGATCCCGACCGCGCGGCGCTGCCGCAGATCCTGCGCGGCCATTCGGAGAACACCGCGCGCGAGGTGCTGGCGATCCTGCACAAGACCACGGGCGCGATCGACGCGCCCGGCAAGCGCACGGCCGAAGCGTGA
- a CDS encoding tannase/feruloyl esterase family alpha/beta hydrolase, with protein sequence MNAKSAFLCIAPLSAAMLAGCGGDDSVSATPTHLSAATPAAMTQTCDALAAKLAYPGTSFTTVTTAAAGALTVAGKPIAEHCVIEGRMNERVSPVDGNTYAIGFEMRLPKAWNGRFFYQANGGLDGNVVTATGEIGGGGPLTDALNMGFAVISSDSGHSAAQNPLFGVDPQARLDYGYQAVDALTPMAKQVIRLAYGKAPDRSYFGGCSNGGRHAMVTAVRNPADYDGIIAGDPGFHLPKAAIGEMYGAQQFAKIASATGSNGLPDIRSGFTDAERRFVGARILDKCDALDGAADGMVQDVAACQAHFSIDADIPTCANGTRTGSCLTAAQKTALGNVFAGARNSAGTALYASFPYDPGVAGGGWAAWKQSNSVMLDPAAMAFTFMTPPKTAATLANLAGFALGFDMDNDAPAIFATNGVYTQSAWSFMTPPDETDLSALKSRGAKLLVYHGTGDPVFSFDDTRDWYARLAQANGGDATDFARFYPVPGMNHCSGGPAADQFDMLTPLVAWVEQGQAPAAIVAAARDATSAAPNADVPASWGAGRTRPLCPYPQVARYNGSGDLNSAANFSCR encoded by the coding sequence TTGAACGCAAAATCTGCATTCCTCTGCATTGCGCCGCTGTCGGCCGCGATGCTTGCCGGCTGCGGCGGCGACGATTCCGTCAGCGCCACGCCGACGCATCTGAGCGCCGCGACGCCGGCTGCGATGACACAGACCTGCGACGCACTCGCCGCGAAGCTCGCCTATCCGGGTACGTCGTTCACGACGGTGACGACGGCGGCGGCCGGCGCGCTGACGGTGGCCGGCAAGCCGATCGCCGAGCACTGCGTGATCGAAGGCAGGATGAACGAGCGCGTGAGCCCGGTGGACGGCAACACCTATGCGATCGGTTTCGAGATGCGCCTGCCGAAGGCGTGGAACGGCCGCTTCTTCTACCAGGCGAACGGCGGCCTCGACGGCAACGTCGTCACGGCGACCGGCGAGATCGGCGGCGGCGGCCCGCTGACCGATGCGCTGAACATGGGCTTCGCGGTGATCAGCTCCGATTCCGGGCACAGCGCCGCGCAGAATCCGCTGTTCGGCGTCGATCCGCAGGCGCGGCTCGACTATGGCTACCAGGCCGTCGATGCGCTCACGCCGATGGCGAAGCAGGTGATCCGGCTCGCGTACGGCAAGGCGCCCGATCGCAGCTATTTCGGCGGCTGTTCGAACGGCGGCCGTCACGCGATGGTCACGGCGGTGCGCAACCCGGCCGACTACGACGGCATCATCGCCGGCGATCCGGGCTTTCACTTGCCGAAGGCGGCCATCGGCGAGATGTATGGCGCGCAGCAGTTCGCGAAGATCGCGTCGGCGACCGGATCGAACGGCTTGCCGGATATTCGCAGCGGCTTCACCGATGCGGAGCGCCGCTTCGTCGGCGCGCGGATTCTCGACAAGTGCGATGCGCTCGACGGCGCGGCGGACGGCATGGTGCAGGACGTCGCCGCATGCCAGGCGCACTTCAGCATCGACGCGGACATCCCGACCTGTGCGAACGGCACGCGCACCGGGTCGTGCCTGACCGCCGCGCAGAAAACCGCGCTCGGCAACGTGTTCGCGGGCGCGCGCAACAGCGCGGGCACGGCGCTCTATGCGAGCTTTCCGTACGATCCGGGCGTGGCGGGCGGCGGCTGGGCCGCATGGAAGCAGTCGAATTCGGTCATGCTCGATCCGGCCGCGATGGCGTTCACCTTCATGACGCCGCCGAAAACCGCCGCGACGCTCGCGAACCTCGCCGGCTTCGCGCTCGGCTTCGACATGGACAACGATGCGCCGGCGATCTTCGCGACCAACGGCGTGTACACGCAATCCGCGTGGTCGTTCATGACGCCGCCCGATGAGACCGACCTGTCCGCGCTGAAGTCGCGCGGCGCGAAGCTGCTCGTCTATCACGGCACCGGCGACCCGGTGTTCTCGTTCGACGACACGCGCGACTGGTACGCCCGGCTCGCGCAGGCGAACGGCGGCGACGCCACGGACTTCGCGCGCTTCTATCCGGTGCCCGGCATGAATCACTGCTCGGGCGGCCCGGCGGCGGACCAGTTCGACATGCTGACGCCGCTCGTCGCGTGGGTCGAGCAGGGGCAGGCGCCCGCCGCGATCGTCGCCGCCGCGCGCGATGCGACGAGTGCGGCGCCGAACGCGGACGTGCCCGCGTCGTGGGGCGCGGGACGCACGCGGCCGCTGTGCCCGTATCCGCAGGTCGCGCGCTACAACGGTTCGGGCGACCTCAATTCGGCAGCGAACTTCAGTTGCCGCTGA
- a CDS encoding serine hydrolase domain-containing protein translates to MSVSHAMRGLAAAAIVAGSCAGPAAAAGDAPRDMPSVVPESVGVDSAPLVRLSAWLRRERMDVRSLVVVKDGRIVFERYGDGLSRDNNYELYSVTKTVTALLAGILDGEGKLGPSTRVAPLIAAARPDLADELADKQDIELRHLMSMSSGLRYTTREGTDPLYYDAPDRLRVAVTSRAATPPGARFDYIDVNPVLAGTAVSIAAREREDAFARQRLFEPLGFAHYRWTGADGTGAVAGGWGLRLRAIDMAKIGMLLLDEGRWNGRQVVPAGWIRQMTTPSPAAADYGYYCWIHHVVEQGTPEFGAMGFKGQFITVLPAQRAVVVMTSLLPTDGGLRDATYLNLYRRMVGDYILPALTPAQPPVERATTTQALRDELALSRQTQGVPGTAAAFNDAPGI, encoded by the coding sequence ATGAGCGTTTCCCACGCAATGCGCGGCCTCGCGGCCGCCGCGATCGTCGCCGGTTCGTGCGCCGGGCCGGCGGCGGCGGCCGGCGACGCGCCGCGGGACATGCCGAGCGTCGTGCCCGAATCGGTCGGCGTGGATTCGGCGCCGCTCGTGCGGCTGTCGGCGTGGCTGCGTCGCGAGCGGATGGACGTGCGCAGCCTCGTCGTCGTGAAGGACGGCAGGATCGTGTTCGAGCGCTACGGCGATGGCCTCTCGCGCGACAACAACTACGAGCTGTATTCGGTGACGAAAACGGTCACCGCATTGCTCGCCGGGATCCTCGACGGCGAGGGCAAGCTCGGCCCGTCGACCCGGGTCGCGCCGCTGATCGCGGCCGCGCGGCCCGATCTCGCGGACGAACTCGCGGACAAGCAGGACATCGAGCTGCGGCACCTGATGTCGATGTCGAGCGGGCTGCGCTACACGACGCGCGAAGGCACCGATCCGCTGTACTACGACGCGCCCGACCGCTTGCGCGTCGCGGTGACGAGTCGCGCGGCGACGCCGCCGGGCGCGCGCTTCGACTATATCGACGTGAATCCGGTGCTGGCCGGCACGGCCGTGTCGATCGCCGCACGCGAGCGCGAGGACGCGTTCGCGCGCCAGCGGCTGTTCGAACCGCTCGGCTTCGCGCATTACCGCTGGACCGGTGCGGACGGCACGGGCGCGGTGGCGGGCGGCTGGGGGCTGCGGCTGCGCGCGATCGACATGGCGAAGATCGGCATGCTGCTGCTCGACGAAGGCCGGTGGAACGGCAGGCAGGTCGTGCCCGCGGGCTGGATCCGGCAGATGACGACGCCGTCGCCGGCCGCGGCCGACTACGGGTATTACTGCTGGATCCATCATGTGGTCGAGCAGGGCACGCCCGAGTTCGGCGCGATGGGCTTCAAGGGGCAGTTCATCACGGTTCTGCCCGCGCAGCGCGCGGTCGTCGTGATGACGAGCCTGCTGCCGACCGACGGCGGCCTGCGCGATGCCACGTACCTGAACCTGTATCGGCGCATGGTCGGCGACTACATCCTGCCCGCGCTCACGCCCGCGCAACCGCCGGTCGAGCGCGCGACCACGACGCAGGCGCTGCGCGACGAACTGGCGCTGAGCCGGCAGACGCAGGGCGTGCCGGGCACCGCCGCCGCTTTCAACGACGCGCCGGGGATTTGA
- a CDS encoding Lrp/AsnC family transcriptional regulator: protein MPTPLDAFDRKLLMEVQRDAQTPQNELGARVNLSTAAVNRRLRRLAEDGVIERYTAVVAPEKVDHPLTIVVNVEVESEQIDQLDAMKRSFERCPQIQQCYYVTGEWDFVLILAVRNMDQYNALTRELFFANNNVKRFKTLVSMSRVKVGLEVPVDAGE from the coding sequence ATGCCCACCCCACTCGATGCGTTCGATCGCAAGCTGCTGATGGAAGTCCAGCGCGACGCGCAAACGCCGCAGAACGAACTCGGCGCCCGCGTCAATCTGTCGACCGCCGCGGTGAACCGCCGCCTGCGGCGGCTCGCGGAAGACGGCGTGATCGAGCGCTACACGGCCGTCGTCGCGCCGGAGAAGGTCGACCATCCGCTGACGATCGTCGTGAACGTCGAGGTCGAGAGCGAGCAGATCGACCAGCTCGACGCGATGAAGCGGAGCTTCGAACGCTGCCCGCAGATCCAGCAGTGCTACTACGTGACCGGCGAATGGGACTTCGTGCTGATCCTGGCCGTGCGCAACATGGATCAGTACAACGCGCTCACGCGCGAGCTGTTCTTCGCGAACAACAACGTGAAGCGGTTCAAGACGCTGGTGAGCATGAGCCGCGTGAAGGTCGGGCTCGAGGTGCCGGTCGACGCCGGCGAGTGA
- a CDS encoding diaminopropionate ammonia-lyase — MLIANPRASRTAYPDTLRRIMNMAAADESGAWLSHWPLVGAARTPLRDLPDLAARLGVASVRVKDEACRSPLGSFKALGAPIALMRLVKRLRRSEDLDPQGLITGRYAASLAELTVISATDGNHGRALAAAARAIGCRCVIVLHAHVDAERERAIAAYGARIVRIAGNYDESVVHAAQLADANGWHVVSDTSYDGYEAIPRDVMQGYGVIAAEALAQQRADDDGRPFTHVFLQGGVGGLAAGVASYLWERDGARRPHFIVVEPRQADCLYQSALAGQASKATGSVDSVMAGLACGEASPLAWDFLEPCIDHFMLIDDDDAVQAMRDLAAGSERDVPFVSGESGAAGVAGLAVLMRDPARARQAGLDAHSRVLAINTEGATAPSVYRQCVGDTAEAVLARQRDWLNRAAATA; from the coding sequence ATGCTGATCGCCAATCCGCGCGCGTCGCGCACTGCCTATCCCGACACGCTGCGCCGCATCATGAACATGGCCGCGGCCGATGAAAGCGGCGCGTGGCTGTCGCACTGGCCGCTCGTCGGCGCCGCGCGCACGCCGCTGCGCGACCTGCCCGACCTCGCCGCGCGGCTCGGGGTCGCGAGCGTGCGCGTGAAGGACGAGGCGTGCCGCTCGCCGCTCGGCAGCTTCAAGGCGCTTGGCGCACCGATCGCGCTGATGCGGCTCGTGAAGCGGCTGCGGCGCAGCGAGGATCTCGATCCGCAAGGGCTGATCACGGGCCGTTACGCGGCGTCGCTGGCCGAGCTCACGGTGATCAGCGCGACCGACGGCAATCACGGTCGCGCGCTGGCCGCCGCCGCGCGCGCGATCGGCTGCCGCTGCGTGATCGTGCTGCACGCGCACGTCGATGCGGAGCGCGAGCGCGCGATCGCCGCCTACGGCGCGCGCATCGTGCGGATCGCCGGCAATTACGACGAATCGGTCGTGCACGCCGCGCAGCTCGCGGACGCGAACGGCTGGCACGTGGTGTCGGATACGTCGTACGACGGCTACGAGGCGATTCCGCGCGACGTGATGCAGGGCTACGGCGTGATCGCGGCCGAAGCGCTCGCGCAACAGCGGGCGGACGACGACGGCCGGCCGTTTACGCACGTGTTCCTGCAGGGCGGCGTCGGCGGGCTCGCGGCCGGCGTCGCGAGCTATCTGTGGGAGCGCGACGGCGCACGGCGGCCGCATTTCATCGTCGTCGAGCCGCGCCAGGCCGACTGCCTGTACCAGAGCGCGCTCGCGGGGCAGGCGTCGAAGGCGACCGGCAGCGTCGATTCGGTGATGGCCGGGCTCGCGTGCGGCGAGGCGTCGCCGCTCGCGTGGGATTTCCTCGAGCCGTGCATCGACCACTTCATGCTGATCGACGACGACGACGCGGTGCAGGCGATGCGCGACCTCGCGGCCGGCAGCGAGCGCGACGTGCCGTTCGTGTCCGGCGAATCGGGCGCGGCAGGCGTCGCGGGGCTGGCCGTGCTGATGCGCGATCCGGCGCGCGCGCGGCAGGCCGGGCTCGACGCGCATTCGCGCGTGCTCGCGATCAACACCGAAGGCGCGACCGCGCCGTCGGTCTACCGGCAGTGCGTCGGCGACACGGCCGAGGCCGTGCTGGCGCGGCAGCGCGACTGGCTGAACCGGGCGGCCGCGACGGCCTGA
- a CDS encoding MFS transporter, with product MSSTSGVAALTVGKSAVRWKIFVVMLSLIAINYVDRASLSVAMPYISQEFGIGPAMEGLILSSFFWTYAVMQIPGGMLADRFKPRIVIATATVFWGFFQALAALCTNAPALLLTRLGLGAAEAPIYPAGGKLNAIWMTQTERGRGATLLDGGAPLGAALGAVLIAGLIALLGSWRLAFAVAGIGTVLAGLVAWWYIRNTPREHPGVNDLEADYIEASHASDLAAEPAHASGRSRDFFRYRSVWCMFFGWMCFNSVFYGLLTWMPNYLHKVHGFDIKQMGGSSFIIFFSGFVGELLGGWIADKWKAAGGRPNVVMRTLFGIAALVATVSIFSVAYVKNPVVVVALLSSTLFFLRWCGLYWCIPSSLGTRDKIGFLGGFMNLGGNIGGVAVPIVVGAIVQFTGSYFLALMVFAAAGVGLLACSSAIDYENKLPV from the coding sequence ATGTCTTCAACCTCCGGTGTCGCCGCCCTGACGGTCGGCAAGTCCGCCGTCCGCTGGAAGATATTCGTCGTGATGCTGAGCCTGATCGCGATCAACTACGTCGATCGCGCGTCGCTGTCCGTCGCCATGCCATACATCTCGCAGGAGTTCGGCATCGGCCCGGCGATGGAGGGTCTGATCCTCAGCTCGTTCTTCTGGACCTACGCGGTGATGCAGATCCCGGGCGGGATGCTGGCCGACCGCTTCAAGCCGCGCATCGTGATCGCGACGGCGACCGTGTTCTGGGGTTTCTTCCAGGCGCTGGCCGCGCTGTGCACGAATGCGCCGGCGCTGCTGCTGACGCGCCTGGGCCTCGGCGCGGCCGAAGCGCCGATCTATCCGGCCGGCGGCAAGCTCAACGCGATCTGGATGACGCAGACCGAACGCGGCCGCGGCGCGACGCTGCTCGATGGCGGTGCGCCGCTCGGCGCGGCACTGGGCGCGGTGCTGATCGCCGGGCTGATCGCGCTGCTCGGCTCGTGGCGGCTCGCGTTCGCGGTGGCCGGCATCGGCACGGTACTCGCCGGCCTGGTCGCATGGTGGTACATCCGCAATACGCCGCGCGAGCATCCGGGCGTCAACGACCTGGAAGCCGATTACATCGAGGCGTCGCATGCGAGCGATCTCGCGGCCGAGCCGGCGCATGCGTCGGGCCGCTCGCGCGATTTCTTCCGGTACCGCTCGGTGTGGTGCATGTTCTTCGGCTGGATGTGCTTCAACAGCGTGTTCTACGGGCTGCTCACGTGGATGCCGAACTACCTGCACAAGGTGCACGGCTTCGACATCAAGCAGATGGGCGGGTCGAGCTTCATCATCTTTTTCAGCGGCTTCGTCGGCGAACTGCTCGGCGGCTGGATCGCCGACAAGTGGAAGGCCGCGGGCGGCCGCCCCAACGTCGTGATGCGCACGCTGTTCGGCATCGCCGCGCTGGTCGCCACCGTGTCGATCTTCTCGGTCGCCTATGTGAAGAACCCCGTCGTGGTCGTCGCGCTGCTGTCGTCGACGCTGTTCTTCCTGCGCTGGTGCGGGCTGTACTGGTGCATCCCGTCGTCGCTCGGCACGCGCGACAAGATCGGCTTCCTCGGCGGCTTCATGAATCTCGGCGGCAACATCGGCGGCGTCGCGGTGCCGATCGTCGTCGGCGCGATCGTGCAGTTCACCGGTTCCTACTTCCTCGCGCTGATGGTGTTCGCGGCGGCCGGCGTCGGCCTGCTCGCATGCTCCAGCGCGATCGACTACGAAAACAAGCTCCCGGTCTGA